The sequence CAACACTACTGGTCACATTGAAGGCCTCTTTCCAAATTCTCCAGTATATGTCCTCGTCTTGCTTGAACACAATAACGCTATAGAGAGATGCACCGTTTAGGTATAGGTGAGTTATCCTGGAGAGTACGTGGTAAACGCCGTCAATGGAACCAAGCCTGCCTACCAACTCATTATATAGCCTAACGAGTTTACTCCATGTTGTTGCCATGTCGATGGTGTCAACCCAAAGACCCGACTGAGCAATTGTAATTAATTGGGATTCATAACCCCTGGCAAAGGCATCCCTCCACCTCCTAACTAACTCAGTCTCTACACTGACTGCGGAGTGTTTAATGGCTAAGTTATTAATTATCTTGTTTACAGCATTGACTAAGTCCTCGTTATACCACCTAATCCTTATCAGGGCTATGACACCATCCTCACCAACCATAAATCTACCACTCTCCCTATCATGTATAACGATCCTGTGAGGCCCTGGTACATTAATTACGAGATCGCGGGCGAAACGAACAGCGCCTTCAATGCCCTTAAACACGTAAGCCAGGTCAACGTAGTAATTAGCCAATGGTCTAACCCTAAGCATTGCCCTAACAATTATGCCAAGCGCGCCATCAGAGCCTATGAATAAGCCTTTAAGGTTGGGCCAGGAGGTCCTAATGAATTTGCCAGGGCCTATCGTCATTAATTCACCATTGGGCAGTACAACGTCAAGTGCCAATGTTAATTCATCTATGTTACTCATGCTATGCGAGCCAGTGCCTCCATGGGCTATTGCGCCGCCTATCGTGAGTAATTGAAGTGATTGCGGGTGGTAATCCAGAGTATAACCCCTCTCATTAAGCCACCTCTCCACGTCAATTACCTTAGCGCCAGCCTCAACGGTTATTGTTAGGTCCTCCTCGTTGAATTCCAGGATCCTATTCAGTCTGCTCATATCAACCACAACGCAGCCATCGTGATAGGCACCACCAACGACACTGGATCCACCACCATATGGAACAAGACACACACCATACTTATTAGCGAGCTTAACTACATCAATTACATCATTAACATTCTTAGGCCTAATAATGGCTGGGGGTGGGTTAAGACCGTGTCCAAGGACTTCCCTAAGCATGAGTAATGACCACCAATCTCTCCCGAACGTTGATGATTCATGGTCTTCCCTGACGATGCTATCCCTACCAATTAGCTCCTCAATCTCTCTAAGGAAATTTGATAAATCCACAATTAACATGTAGTAAACATAGATTAATGCTATAGCACTATATAAAATATATTTCTCATATAAGCACAAACAATAAATCATAATTAAGACATCACTATGTATGCCAAGTTGGAAATTAACCTGGGAGGGAGGCATTAGGGAGTTCCCGGACCTTACCGAGAGGATTTGGGTCACAGAGCGACCACCTGGCGGTTGCCTCAATTATATAGCACTTAGGGAGGTTAGGGGTAAGGACGTAACCTATCCACATCCGATGTTAGTGCTGCCGGGCATGACGTCGCATGGGGAACAGTTAGTCCATGTTTCGTGGCATGGAATACAACCAATAGAACCCGCAATACCGGACTCCATGATACCCATATACCTCGCAAAACGGGGTTACTTAGTATATACCATTGATTATAGAACGCATTTCGTGCTCCCAGACGTTAAGGACCTATCATTCATGGTTGATTGGGGTTGGGATACGTGGTTAAGCGATATTAGGGAGGCCATCAATATGATTAGGGAGGTTACCGGTAAAGATAAGGTCATACTAATTGGGGAGAGCTTTGGTGGGATCGCCTCAATGAACTATGTAACTGTGTATCCAAGTGATGTTAAGGCAATAGTACTATTGGATGGGGCGCCAATAAGGACTTCCGTGCTCCAGGCATTACCGGTACGTACCATTGATGAACTCAAGACGAGTAGATTGTATGCAGTACCATCAATTCTAACCGGTGGTAAACACCCAGGTAACATTATGAACACCATATGGCTCAGGGCTCTCTACAACCCAACACTACCAAGCCCGGAACCAGGTTTCAAGACATTGAGTGATTACCTAATGAGCATAGCCTTCAACCAGGGACTGGCAAACCCATACTCATACCCAAACTCACCACCTCCGGCGATCCTTGCCGTAATGGCTACATTTGATCCGTATTGGCCTACCAGGTTATTCATAGAATCAATAGAGCACTACAGGGCTAAATACACGGAGGTTAAAGTACCAATGCTCGCAGTAATAAGCGGGTTATTCGGGATTAAAGCTGCTGACATCGACCTTATGAGAAAATTAACAAGCGACATAATAATACTTAATGGCTATGGGCACCTAGATGTTTACGCAAACCCAAATAATGTTAAGGACGTGAATGAACCTGTTCATAATTGGCTTGTTAGGATCAAGGATTAATTGAGACCAATAAAAGCTATTTAAGTCTCTTACATTTTTGCTTATTTTAAGAAAGGCCGTGGGCATTACGAAGGTTAAGGTACTAATAAAGAACCCAAAGACTGGGTCGGGATGCGGAGTTTATACTCATGGTGTCTTTACCTGGATTAGTAAGGATACCTCAGGGTCAGTTGGCATTAAACCGAGGAGAGTCAGGCGGTTCAGAACTATAGATGGTAGGGTGGTTATGAAAAGTGCTGGTTTGACCACAATTGGGTATGAGGAACATGAGGACGATGTCGAGGTGATGTTTGGCGAGGCTTGGTGTTCATTTTGTCAATGGCCGTCTCCTCCCTACCACTATACTTGCTTAACGCCATGTCTGAATCTGGCACGTTATACTGGTGTACCATTATTAATCCGCATTATTAGGTGCCTTGCAATGAGGAGCGATGTTACTGATCCTAATGCCAGTGGTCGCTCTCCTGTTCACACGCACGGTTTAATGCAGAGTGCAGCCGGCAATGACTTATTAAGGCTAATGATTTACGAAACTGCGAATAAGTTTTATAAATTAGATATCTATTTCGATATCGATAAATATGAAAATCATAACCGCACCAGGGCCTGTCTCATACCCACTAATACTGGCGGCAAGAGAGTATAAAGACC is a genomic window of Vulcanisaeta souniana JCM 11219 containing:
- a CDS encoding FAD-binding oxidoreductase produces the protein MLIVDLSNFLREIEELIGRDSIVREDHESSTFGRDWWSLLMLREVLGHGLNPPPAIIRPKNVNDVIDVVKLANKYGVCLVPYGGGSSVVGGAYHDGCVVVDMSRLNRILEFNEEDLTITVEAGAKVIDVERWLNERGYTLDYHPQSLQLLTIGGAIAHGGTGSHSMSNIDELTLALDVVLPNGELMTIGPGKFIRTSWPNLKGLFIGSDGALGIIVRAMLRVRPLANYYVDLAYVFKGIEGAVRFARDLVINVPGPHRIVIHDRESGRFMVGEDGVIALIRIRWYNEDLVNAVNKIINNLAIKHSAVSVETELVRRWRDAFARGYESQLITIAQSGLWVDTIDMATTWSKLVRLYNELVGRLGSIDGVYHVLSRITHLYLNGASLYSVIVFKQDEDIYWRIWKEAFNVTSSVGATISHHHGTGLLKRDFVKIEMGNQWNLLKSIKELLDANNIMNRSKLIW
- a CDS encoding alpha/beta hydrolase, with the translated sequence MPSWKLTWEGGIREFPDLTERIWVTERPPGGCLNYIALREVRGKDVTYPHPMLVLPGMTSHGEQLVHVSWHGIQPIEPAIPDSMIPIYLAKRGYLVYTIDYRTHFVLPDVKDLSFMVDWGWDTWLSDIREAINMIREVTGKDKVILIGESFGGIASMNYVTVYPSDVKAIVLLDGAPIRTSVLQALPVRTIDELKTSRLYAVPSILTGGKHPGNIMNTIWLRALYNPTLPSPEPGFKTLSDYLMSIAFNQGLANPYSYPNSPPPAILAVMATFDPYWPTRLFIESIEHYRAKYTEVKVPMLAVISGLFGIKAADIDLMRKLTSDIIILNGYGHLDVYANPNNVKDVNEPVHNWLVRIKD